Within the Cohaesibacter intestini genome, the region GAATCGGGTTGGGCAAGGCCGGTTTCAAGCCTACTCAGCAGGTTCGACACCGACAGGGGAGGTTCATCCCCGGACATTAGCATTGCTGAAGAGAATGAATTTCGACACCGGCTTTGCTCGTTCCAAAGGTTGGGATGAGTTCGCAGTACCGGAAGCTCCTAAGTTGGATTTTGTTTTCACGGTTTGCGACAACGCAGTCGGAGAAGTGTGCCCAATTTGGCCGGGCCAGCCGATGACAGCCCATTGGGGCGTTCCAGACCCTGCGCATATCGAAGGCACGGATACCGAAATTGCTCTGGCATTCTCCGATTCCTACAGGATGCTATTTTCAAGAATTTCGATCTTCACTGCCCTTCCTTTGGC harbors:
- a CDS encoding arsenate reductase ArsC, which gives rise to NRVGQGRFQAYSAGSTPTGEVHPRTLALLKRMNFDTGFARSKGWDEFAVPEAPKLDFVFTVCDNAVGEVCPIWPGQPMTAHWGVPDPAHIEGTDTEIALAFSDSYRMLFSRISIFTALPLASIDRMSLQTKLDEIGKSKEKADECP